In Sphaeramia orbicularis chromosome 12, fSphaOr1.1, whole genome shotgun sequence, the following proteins share a genomic window:
- the tmem209 gene encoding transmembrane protein 209 — protein sequence MLTPPKEGMPSIIDRALRMRREEQARQVVLAWAVLNMSLAGMIYTEMSGKLLSRYYNITYWPIWYIELVLASLFSLNALFDFWKYFKYTMAPSTIAVSPEQHRLLGLRKTGIQASPIQKPEKKETPAPAQSSPLQGQSVLSFSPSRPPTTSPKFSPSCVPGYSPPLSNPSTPNSAGGPFSPSVAFGKVLNYSPSPGSSPYSSSIGPVEGSSLRARYRTSPSVFNSPGSKEDYMEDVKSLERFLRTEEEKSHRSQLGSPESVSPNHSPTFWNYNRSVGDYAQSLRKFLYQPACRSQAPSAHKDETDLGSKQAAEEVWARITTSRPVVDRIDSWTAKLRNWISDTILVPLVKEIDSVNSQLRRMGCPELQIGEASMSSLKQAAVMKASSIPTMNSIVQYLDITPNQEYLVDRIKELAHSGCMSSFRWNGGGDLKNRKWDTDLPTDCAILMHVFCTYLDSRLPPHPKYPDGKTFTSQHFSHTPDKPDVTKENLFCIHQSSTTPPHYQLIYQGNIYSLPKGRNNLFHTILMFLYVIKTKEAGMLGRVNLGLSGVNILWIFED from the exons ATGCTGACCCCACCGAAGGAGGGGATGCCCAGTATCATTGACAGGGCGCTGAGGATGAGGCGGGAGGAGCAGGCGCGACAAGTGGTCCTGGCCTGGGCTGTTCTCAATATGTCCCTGGCtggcatgatttacactgaaat GTCGGGGAAATTGCTGAGCAGATACTATAACATCACATACTGGCCTATCTGGTACATCG AACTGGTGCTGGCCTCTCTCTTTAGCCTCAATGCTCTTTTTGACTTCTGGAAatattttaaatatacaatggCTCCCTCCACAATTGCTGTATCACCTGAACAACATCGCCTCCTCGGTCTGAGAAAGACAG GTATTCAAGCTTCTCCAATCCAAAAGCCAGAAAAGAAGGAGACTCCAGCTCCAGCCCAGTCCTCCCCACTGCAGGGTCAGAGCGTGCTGAGTTTTAGTCCCTCTCGACCACCAACCACGAGCCCCAAATTTTCTCCTAGTTGTGTGCCTGGATACAGCCCTCCTCTGAGCAACCCTTCCACTCCAAACAGTGCAGGAGGTCCATTTTCACCCTCAGTGGCATTTGGAAAG GTGTTGAACTACAGTCCCTCCCCTGGCTCATCTCCCTACTCCAGCAGTATTGGGCCAGTTGAAGGCTCCAGCTTGAGGGCTCGATATCGCACATCCCCCTCAGTATTTAACTCCCCTGGAAGCAAAGAGGACTACATGGAGGATGTGAAAAGTCTGGAGAGGTTCCTCCGTACAGAAGAGGAGAAGAGTCACCGCAGCCAGCTAG GGAGTCCAGAGTCTGTCTCCCCAAACCACAGTCCAACATTTTGGAACTATAACCGCTCAGTGGGAGATTATGCCCAGAGTTTGAGGAAATTCTTGTATCAGCCAGCCTGCCGTTCTCAGGCCCCATCTGCCCACAAAGATGAGACTGACCTTGGTTCTAAACAGGCTGCAGAGGAG GTTTGGGCCAGAATCACAACCAGTCGCCCTGTAGTGGACCGCATTGACAGTTGGACTGCCAAGCTTAGAAAT TGGATCAGTGACACCATATTGGTCCCCTTGGTCAAAGAAATTGACTCTGTGAACAGTCAGCTGAGGAGAATGGGCTGCCCTGAACTCCAGATAGGAG AGGCCAGCATGAGCAGCCTGAAGCAGGCAGCAGTGATGAAAGCTTCATCCATACCTACCATGAACTCTATTGTCCAGTACCTGGACATCACACCCAACCAGGAATATCTTGTTGACCGGATAAAGG AGCTGGCCCACAGTGGCTGCATGAGCTCCTTTAGATGGAATGGTGGTGGTGATCTAAAGAACAGGAAGTGGGACACAGACCTCCCGACTGACTGTGCT ATCCTCATGCatgtgttttgtacatatttGGACTCCAGACTGCCCCCACATCCCAAATACCCAGATGGGAAGACTTTTACCTCTCAGCACTTCAGCCACACCCCAGACAAACCAG ATGTGACCAAGGAGAACCTCTTTTGCATCCACCAAAGCAGCACTACACCCCCCCATTACCAGCTC
- the prdm4 gene encoding PR domain zinc finger protein 4, with the protein MNDMNLSPVGMDQLSVPSVSASHLGLPTSPTHNPIPTPGMPVAIPSLGPSLGSLPSALSLMLPMGPLGDRGVMCGLPERNYSLPPPPYPHLESSYFRHILPGILSYLADRPPPQYIHPSSLNMDGPLSVASNNPSGLDPYSGPGGPLEQGLVPMDSRQVSSQGDLHQAGAHELGSTGLAMESRVSSPMSPDRMGDELATMDGVGVVAVSDTQQQLGGGRPPQPHEGLTGVDSSGGVMPLHGPPVLELPVVMEPDHMGGRVGNAGGGGTGGLGEQLHTNGELNSGVVSVVLTGSMTSQGQLEPVSLHGHSGMGLEAVNVNVSPITAEVSLGPENNLVLVNSTLQLEDSTSNKENMVTTYTIWCTLCERSYTSDCPEHGPVTFIPDAPIQTRARLSLPRPLCLRISVTEEPLGVFARDVIPPRTCFGPMVGQHCSNVDLSDWPEKDTPQIWKMYHNNVLEFYIVTTDENECNWMMFVRKARTREEQNLVAYPANGKLFFCTTTEIHPDQELLFYYSRDYCRLIGVPQVPEGQICQCGKECSSFSELKSHLSSHNSNHNHNPPPHGHSPSQQDHPQQQPQQQQEPQPQQQQHSHQEEKLTNGTSSSSSSPWPCHTHAAGQTTNENSNSSSRDSSNRDSANVTSRVNTKGQGHVREKKFKCSMCSRAFITSTKLNVHFMGHVGMKPHKCEYCSKAFSDPSNLRMHLKIHTGQKNYRCTVCEKSFTQKSHVASHMLIHTGAEKLKCDLCDRSFIRKHDLKQHMFSHTHERRIQCPKCNKHFLKTNHLKKHMNSHEGRRDFVCEKCHKAFLTKYHLTRHLKICKGPKTERASRKELEVDEEEEEEEEEEEEDDDGGRGGAERLVDSASNEDCGLDVAGYNSEKSLSPPQ; encoded by the exons ATGAATGACATGAACCTGAGTCCTGTGGGGATGGATCAGCTCAGTGTGCCCTCTGTGAGTGCCAGCCACCTGGGCCTACCCACGTCCCCGACGCACAACCCTATTCCCACTCCAG GTATGCCAGTGGCTATCCCCAGCCTTGGTCCCTCACTGGGGTCCCTTCCCTCTGCCCTGTCGCTGATGTTGCCCATGGGTCCGCTGGGGGACAGAGGAGTTATGTGTGGCCTGCCAGAGAGAAATTACTCTTTGCCACCACCTCCTTACCCCCATCTGGAGAGCAGCTACTTTCGACACATACTGCCAG GTATCCTCTCTTATCTGGCTGACCGTCCACCACCTCAGTATATTCATCCCAGTAGCCTTAACATGGATGGGCCCTTGTCTGTGGCCAGCAATAATCCATCAGGTTTGGATCCCTATAGTGGCCCTGGAGGCCCATTGGAGCAGGGCCTGGTGCCCATGGACTCCCGACAAGTCAGTAGCCAAGGAGACCTCCATCAGGCTGGTGCTCATGAATTGGGCTCCACTGGGTTAGCCATGGAGTCACGAGTCAGCAGTCCAATGTCTCCTGATAGAATGGGAGATGAGCTGGCCACCATGGACGGGGTTGGTGTAGTGGCGGTGTCTGACACTCAGCAGCAGCTTGGAGGGGGTAGGCCGCCCCAGCCTCATGAGGGCCTGACGGGTGTGGACTCATCAGGAGGTGTGATGCCTCTTCATGGGCCGCCTGTGCTTGAGCTACCAGTGGTGATGGAACCAGATCATATGGGGGGTCGTGTGGGCAATGCAGGGGGAGGAGGTACAGGAGGACTTGGGGAGCAGCTCCACACAAATGGGGAGCTGAACTCTGGTGTTGTCAGTGTGGTGCTTACTGGCTCTATGACCAGCCAAGGCCAGCTGGAGCCTGTGTCTCTCCATGGACACTCTGGGATGGGACTGGAGgcagtgaatgtgaatgtgtcccCCATCACTGCAGAGGTGTCTCTGGGACCAGAAAACAACCTGGTGTTGGTCAACTCCACCCTGCAGCTAGAGGATTCCACCTCCAATAAGGAGAACATGGTCACGACCTATACAATCT GGTGCACACTATGTGAGCGTTCATATACCTCAGACTGCCCTGAGCACGGCCCGGTCACCTTTATCCCTGACGCACCCATCCAAACCCGAGCACGCCTCTCTCTACCACGTCCACTGTGCCTCCGCATCTCTGTGACCGAGGAACCACTTG GTGTTTTTGCACGGGACGTTATACCTCCAAGGACATGCTTTGGACCAATGGTTGGCCAACATTGTAGCAATGTGGATCTCTCTGACTGGCCAGAAAAAGACACACCACAGATTTGGAAG ATGTACCATAACAATGTGCTGGAGTTCTATATTGTGACAACAGATGAGAACGAATGCAACTGGATGATGTTTGTCCGTAAAGCAAG GACCCGTGAGGAGCAGAACCTGGTTGCCTACCCTGCCAATGGTAAACTGTTCTTCTGTACAACCACAGAAATTCACCCTGACCAGGAGCTGTTGTTTTATTACAGCAGAGACTACTGTAGACTGATAG GAGTTCCCCAGGTGCCTGAAGGGCAGATCTGCCAATGTGGCAAAGAGTGCTCCTCGTTTTCTGAGCTGAAGTCTCATCTTAGCAGCCATAACAGTAATCACAACCATAATCCACCTCCACATGGCCACAGCCCGTCACAGCAGGACCACCCTCAGCAACAACCTCAGCAGCAACAGGAGCCACAACCACAGCAGCAGCAACACTCTCACCAGGAAGAGAAGCTGACAAATGGGACCTCTAGCTCATCATCTTCCCCGTGGCCTTGCCACACCCATGCTGCAGGACAGACAACCAATGagaacagcaacagcagcagcagggaCAGCAGTAATAGAGACTCTGCTAACGTTACATCCAGAGTAAACACTAAAGGTCAAGGCCATGTGCGAGAGAAGAAATTTAAGTGCAGCATGTGCTCTAGGGCTTTTATTACATCCACTAAACTCAATGTGCATTTCATGGGACATGTTGGAATGAAGCCTCACAAGTGTGAATACTGCAGTAAGGCCTTTAGTGATCCCAGCAATCTCAGGATGCACCTCAAGATCCACACAG GTCAAAAGAACTACAGATGCACAGTATGTGAGAAGTCTTTCACCCAGAAGTCCCATGTGGCATCTCACATGCTTATCCACACTGGTGCAGAGAAACTCAAGTGCGACCTCTGTGACCGGTCATTCATCAGGAAACATGACTTGAAACAGCACATGTTCTCTCACACACA TGAACGACGGATTCAGTGTCCTAAGTGCAACAAACATTTCTTAAAGACCAACCACCTGAAGAAGCATATGAACTCTCACGAGGGCAGAAGAGACTTTGtttgtgagaaatgccacaaaGCTTTCCTCACCAAATACCACCTCACTCGTCACCTGAAGATATGCAAAGGGCCCAAGACTGAAAGAGCATCTCGTAAGGAGCTGGAagtggatgaagaggaggaggaagaagaagaagaggaggaagaggatgatgacGGTGGAAGAGGTGGAGCAGAAAGACTTGTTGACTCAGCCAGTAATGAGGACTGTGGCCTAGATGTTGCAGGATATAACTCTGAAAAGTCTCTGTCACCCCCTCAATGA